In the Fimbriimonadaceae bacterium genome, CGAGCACGGTCTGTTCTGCGACGTTAGACATCGATCCCCTTCGGCCCTTTGCTCCACTGGAAGCGTTGGGCCAGTTTCTCATAGAAGTCGGCGTCGTCGACGCAGACAAGGCGGGTCCGGCGCGGTGAGCGGGTCACCCGGACGGCGTCACCGCTGAGCAGGTGCAACCGGCTTTGCCCGTCGCACGAGAGCACGGCGTCGCCGCGCGTCTCGATCAGGACGTCGATCGTGGCGTCGGGACGGATGACCAGTGGGCGTGCCGACAGGGTGTGGGGCATGATCGCGACGATGAGCATTGCCTCGATGCTCGGGTCGACGACCGGGCCGCCTGCCGACAGGTTGTAGGCGGTCGATCCGGTCGGTGTGGCGACCATCACGCCGTCCGCGGGATACCGCGACAGGACGCGGCCGTTCACCAAGACCTCGAACGTCAGCATCCGCGTGGTCGCCGACCGCTGCACGGCGGCTTCGTTCAGCGAATGCAGGGACGCGACGACCTTGTCGCCGCGGATGATGTCGGTCTGCACCATCATCCGCTCCTCGATGGTGGCGTTGTCGTCCAAAAACTGGCTGACTGCCGCGCCGACTTCGTGCGGCATGCACTGGGTGACGAACCCAAACCGGCCGTAATAGACACCCAAGATGGGGGTGCCTGCCTCGGCGCACATGTGGGCGGCCCGGATCAGCGTCCCGTCTCCGCCAAAGGTGATGACCAGGTCGCATGCGGGCAACTCGTCCGGTGAGACCGGGTCGCAACTGAGCAATGGGGCGGCCTCGCGGTCCGCCGCGACATGCACCCGCTTTTGGCGCAACATATCGACGGTGGTGACAGCCGCTTTCACCGCGTCGGGGCGGAACAGGTTGACCAGGAGGTGGACGCGCACTACGATGTCGGCTTCAGTCGGGCCAGGTTCTTCTTGGCCTCCTCAAAGTCGGGCTTGAGCCGCACCGCCGTCTCGAGGGCCTTGATCGCCTCTGGGACCCTGTTCAACCGCTCCAGGGTGATCGCCAAATTGTTGAAGGCGTAAGCAAAGTCCGGTTTGGCCTCGGTGGCCTGGCGGAACATCCTTTCGGCTTCCCGGTTCTGGCTCTGCAAAAGGTACCACAGGCCGAGCCCGTTCAGGGCGCGGGCGTTCTTGGGCTCAGTCTGGAGCACGACCGCGTAGTGGTAGCGCGCCCCCTGGTTGTCGCCGGTGTTCCACAGCGCGTCGGCAAGGTCGAGCCGCACCATTGTGTTCTTCTCGTCCTTGTGGAGTAGGTCCTTCCAAACCGTGATCGCCTCCGGCAGGTGGTCGGCCGAGGCGAGGCTCGCCGCCCAGTTCTTCATCGCCGCCCGGTCGTCCTTTGCCTTCGCGAGTTTTTCAAAGACCTCGGCCGCCTTCAGGTACTCCTCACGGCGATAGAGCACGAGCCCCAGGTTCATCGCCGCGTCACGGTCGCCCGGTGTGATCGCGAGGCACTTCTCATAACTGGTCTGCGCCCCCGCCCAGTCTCCGGTCTTTCCCTGGAGCACGCCCCGATTGAACCAGTAGGTCGCGTTGTCGCCCATCGAGGGCTCCAGGCTTTGCATGAGGTCCAGGGCGTCTTTGTTGCGGCCCGCCCCCAGATAGGCCTCGGCCACCGCCAACCGTGACGACGGGTCGGAGTCACCCAGGTTCACCGCGCGGAGGTAGTAGGTGAGCGCCTTGTCGGGGTCACCTGCCTTCAAGTACGTCGTCCCCGCATTGCGTGCGTAGTCGATGTTGTCGGCTTTGAGGTCGCTCGCAGCCCCATAGGCTTGGGCGGCGGACTTCAGGTCGCCCGACTTCTCGAGTGCCTGGCCCAAGTTGTTCTGGGTGGCGGCGTCGTCCTTCAGCTTGATGCTGGTCCTCAACGCGGTCTGCGCACCGGCATAGTCACCTTTTCGAAGCAGGAGGCTGCCGTAGTTGTACCAAACGGTCGGGTCGTCCGGGGTCAGGACGCTGAGGTCTCGATACGCGGCGAGCGCGCCGGCGGTGTCGCCCTTCTGCTGGTATGCGGCGGCCAGGTTCGTCGCGACAAGCTTGTTTTGGGGGGAAAGCCGATGGGCCCGGGAAAGGACGTTGACCGCCTTGTCGGTCTGCTTCGACTCCAAGTAGGCGTGGCCCACCCAGGCCAAGACGTTGACGTTGTCGGGGTCGTCGAC is a window encoding:
- a CDS encoding NAD(+)/NADH kinase is translated as MRVHLLVNLFRPDAVKAAVTTVDMLRQKRVHVAADREAAPLLSCDPVSPDELPACDLVITFGGDGTLIRAAHMCAEAGTPILGVYYGRFGFVTQCMPHEVGAAVSQFLDDNATIEERMMVQTDIIRGDKVVASLHSLNEAAVQRSATTRMLTFEVLVNGRVLSRYPADGVMVATPTGSTAYNLSAGGPVVDPSIEAMLIVAIMPHTLSARPLVIRPDATIDVLIETRGDAVLSCDGQSRLHLLSGDAVRVTRSPRRTRLVCVDDADFYEKLAQRFQWSKGPKGIDV
- a CDS encoding tetratricopeptide repeat protein, which produces MRIRETLLFGVAALAVFAVAQQDPKTGKPAQPARNVAENIDGSPVNVEVQNAVAKAAEAYLSASTDAAREAALKTLEELHTKDAKNLGAATWLGYAYLKDAEYEKAVLVLTPTVGKSKDKLVNKANLRNLASAQYELKEYDKAAASLTAYTAENPDDAFGYAFLGSCYVQAGKFAEASEVLKKADELSALSPSLRKTVRTDLGVALVQAGRNDEALAVFEKVLVDDPDNVNVLAWVGHAYLESKQTDKAVNVLSRAHRLSPQNKLVATNLAAAYQQKGDTAGALAAYRDLSVLTPDDPTVWYNYGSLLLRKGDYAGAQTALRTSIKLKDDAATQNNLGQALEKSGDLKSAAQAYGAASDLKADNIDYARNAGTTYLKAGDPDKALTYYLRAVNLGDSDPSSRLAVAEAYLGAGRNKDALDLMQSLEPSMGDNATYWFNRGVLQGKTGDWAGAQTSYEKCLAITPGDRDAAMNLGLVLYRREEYLKAAEVFEKLAKAKDDRAAMKNWAASLASADHLPEAITVWKDLLHKDEKNTMVRLDLADALWNTGDNQGARYHYAVVLQTEPKNARALNGLGLWYLLQSQNREAERMFRQATEAKPDFAYAFNNLAITLERLNRVPEAIKALETAVRLKPDFEEAKKNLARLKPTS